A single genomic interval of Asinibacterium sp. OR53 harbors:
- a CDS encoding response regulator transcription factor: protein MTKIVLVDDHVLLRNGLVSLINSFPDYTVLFEANNGKQFVKQLDPENLPEIVILDITMPEMNGYETALWLTNHYPQIKILALTMLSDERSIIRMFKNGAKGFLLKDCRPQELKAALDGLMHKGVYLNRITCDSIIHNFQSTNSADDEEQKMVNELDEKEKEFLALYCTEKTHREIAEVMGVPLRVIDNFRDLLYQKLQVSSRVGLALIAMRNNIGDSVY, encoded by the coding sequence ATGACAAAGATCGTCTTGGTCGATGACCATGTACTGCTGAGGAATGGACTTGTTTCATTGATTAATTCTTTTCCCGATTATACCGTTCTTTTTGAAGCTAATAACGGAAAGCAATTCGTCAAACAACTGGATCCTGAAAACCTGCCTGAGATTGTTATCCTGGATATCACCATGCCCGAGATGAATGGGTACGAGACGGCATTATGGCTCACCAACCATTACCCGCAAATCAAAATACTGGCGCTGACCATGCTCAGCGATGAACGTTCCATCATACGGATGTTCAAGAACGGCGCCAAGGGATTCCTGTTGAAAGATTGCCGGCCACAGGAACTGAAAGCGGCGCTCGACGGGCTGATGCATAAAGGCGTATACCTCAACAGGATTACCTGTGACAGTATCATCCATAATTTCCAGTCTACCAATAGCGCCGACGACGAGGAGCAAAAAATGGTAAATGAACTGGATGAAAAAGAGAAAGAATTTCTAGCGCTCTATTGTACAGAAAAAACACACCGCGAGATCGCAGAAGTTATGGGTGTTCCGTTACGTGTCATCGATAATTTCCGCGACCTGTTGTACCAGAAATTGCAGGTATCGTCAAGAGTAGGACTAGCGCTGATAGCCATGCGCAATAATATTGGCGACAGCGTTTATTAA
- a CDS encoding N-acetylmuramoyl-L-alanine amidase: MKRFFLFVCLVMSICSLKAQTNTSYVAGLATGKLPALVYGLGEDRLGGAKLGYIDSNVVLRVIDSTKDLYKVQLSKAHTAYIEKPYVRFDTIVQVKPYYLTNSFMAKGDSLFDYVSIHVDGKLPYKSWMEIDPARIMVDIYGVQSNTNWITQLRSLKEVKNVYYNQVEDDVVRVTIELQHKQHWGYNIGYKRNVLTVRIKRQPAVLDIRKLKIAIDAGHGGTNTGASGVRTGAEEKTYTLLFAKAFEKYLKLRGVHKIIMTRRTDTTFDNKDRVLFLQQENPDLLISFHLNSSNNEEVKGVSTYYKHIGFRPLTTAILRNMLTLGLDEFGNVGNFNFALNGPTDFPNSLVEIAFLSNASDEKRVLNAKFRDDVAKKVYLGITQWLLSLK; the protein is encoded by the coding sequence ATGAAACGATTTTTTCTTTTTGTCTGCCTGGTGATGAGTATTTGCAGTCTCAAGGCGCAGACTAATACTTCTTATGTGGCCGGACTTGCTACCGGCAAATTGCCTGCGCTGGTATATGGCCTGGGTGAAGACAGGCTGGGCGGCGCCAAACTGGGCTATATCGATTCAAATGTTGTACTGCGCGTGATAGACTCTACTAAAGACCTTTATAAAGTACAGTTGTCAAAGGCCCACACTGCCTATATTGAGAAACCTTATGTTCGCTTCGATACCATTGTGCAGGTGAAACCTTATTACCTCACCAATTCTTTCATGGCCAAAGGCGATTCGCTGTTCGATTATGTAAGCATTCATGTAGACGGGAAATTGCCTTACAAGAGCTGGATGGAAATTGATCCGGCCAGGATCATGGTGGACATATATGGTGTGCAAAGCAATACCAACTGGATCACCCAACTTCGCTCGCTGAAAGAAGTGAAGAATGTGTATTACAACCAGGTAGAAGATGATGTGGTGCGTGTAACTATTGAGCTGCAACACAAACAACATTGGGGTTACAATATTGGTTACAAACGGAACGTACTCACGGTGAGGATCAAAAGACAGCCGGCAGTGCTCGACATACGCAAGCTGAAAATAGCCATCGATGCAGGACATGGAGGAACCAATACAGGCGCATCGGGCGTTAGAACAGGCGCTGAAGAAAAAACATACACCCTGCTTTTTGCCAAAGCATTCGAAAAATACCTGAAGCTCCGGGGCGTTCATAAAATCATCATGACGCGCAGAACCGATACCACTTTCGATAACAAAGACAGGGTATTGTTCTTACAACAGGAGAACCCCGATCTGCTCATCAGCTTTCACCTCAATTCCAGTAATAACGAAGAAGTGAAAGGCGTTAGCACGTATTATAAGCATATCGGTTTTCGTCCGCTTACAACGGCTATTTTACGCAATATGCTTACACTGGGACTGGATGAATTCGGTAACGTAGGCAATTTCAATTTTGCATTGAATGGCCCTACCGATTTTCCCAACAGTCTTGTTGAAATAGCATTCCTGAGCAATGCATCCGATGAAAAGCGTGTGCTGAACGCCAAGTTCCGCGACGATGTAGCTAAAAAAGTATACTTAGGAATTACGCAGTGGTTGCTATCACTGAAATAA
- a CDS encoding S9 family peptidase — MKKIILLLSCCYCSLLYAQKGQEPVKVTDMLKIRQVGAITLNPDGSKAVFSVTAIEPDGDAKWEYKYVNQLYLVPVDGSAAPRLLSSKENATQPTWSPDGKQLAFTRAVEGKPQVFLLSFDGGEPQQLTHSKYGAASPKWSPDGHQILFSSSISLRELLKDSLLNPGKAIPQWPYEKPGFAGNEQLKTSNARPDPDGNLEEIRAYLDLNTVDKKAKVFNKLNFQEESTTSPEMYFTHFFLIGLQPDAQPVAVTHGFHRFNNAEFTPDGKQLIISGNVDSVRHPDRVLESEIYLIDLNSHQLRKILGEAGKNYNSPTVSPSGKWLAFQYGNTSFVDVPTLAVMPLHGTANDIINIPFDRSKGALGWSKDEKYLYFIAQSNGGAPLYRVDMQTRKVEALFDFNVGLNSYALKPNAIVFAKTEVADPSELYVADSNGKNEKRLSNFNTAWIKDKHLSFPEKKTFVNSKGMTVEYWMMKPYNYEAGKKYPTILNIHGGPSAMWGPGEASMWHEFQYYCAKGYAVVYCNPRGSGGYGAAFLRDNINDWGTGPTSDVLTSLDKAVEEGFIDTARMAVTGGSYAGYLVAWIVSHDQRFKAACSQRGVYELGTFFGEGNAWRLVPNYFGGYPWEEKAKAVIEHESPINYVKNIHTPYLIFHGENDLRTGVIQSEMLYKSLKVLGRTVEYVRHPGGTHELTRSGNNRQRIDQMLRTMEFFERFIKH; from the coding sequence ATGAAAAAAATCATACTTCTATTGAGCTGCTGTTACTGCAGCCTGCTCTATGCGCAAAAAGGCCAGGAGCCCGTGAAGGTAACCGATATGCTCAAGATCAGGCAGGTAGGTGCTATTACGTTGAATCCGGATGGTTCCAAAGCCGTTTTCAGCGTTACTGCCATTGAGCCCGATGGCGATGCCAAATGGGAATACAAGTATGTGAACCAGTTATACCTGGTACCCGTTGACGGCTCAGCGGCCCCGCGCCTGCTCAGTTCCAAAGAGAACGCTACCCAGCCTACCTGGAGTCCGGATGGAAAACAACTGGCTTTCACCAGGGCGGTCGAGGGCAAGCCCCAGGTATTTTTACTCTCTTTCGATGGCGGCGAACCCCAACAATTGACACATTCGAAATATGGGGCCGCCTCTCCCAAATGGAGTCCCGATGGACATCAGATCCTGTTCTCTTCAAGCATCTCCCTGCGGGAATTACTGAAAGATTCCCTGCTCAATCCAGGTAAAGCCATCCCCCAATGGCCTTATGAAAAGCCGGGGTTTGCCGGCAATGAACAACTCAAAACCTCCAATGCCAGACCCGATCCCGATGGCAACCTCGAGGAGATCAGGGCTTATCTCGATCTCAACACCGTTGATAAAAAGGCCAAAGTATTCAACAAGCTCAACTTCCAGGAAGAGTCTACCACTTCACCTGAAATGTATTTCACCCATTTCTTTTTGATTGGCCTGCAGCCGGACGCGCAACCCGTAGCCGTAACGCATGGGTTTCACCGTTTCAACAATGCCGAATTCACGCCCGATGGCAAACAGCTTATCATCAGCGGCAATGTAGATTCTGTGCGGCATCCCGACCGTGTGCTGGAAAGTGAAATTTACCTGATTGACCTGAACAGTCACCAACTCCGCAAAATACTGGGTGAGGCCGGAAAGAATTATAACAGTCCAACTGTTTCTCCCTCCGGCAAGTGGCTGGCCTTCCAATACGGTAACACTTCTTTCGTGGATGTGCCCACGCTGGCCGTTATGCCGCTGCATGGAACCGCCAATGACATCATCAACATCCCCTTCGATCGCAGCAAGGGCGCACTCGGCTGGAGTAAGGATGAAAAATATTTGTACTTCATTGCCCAAAGCAATGGAGGTGCACCTCTCTACAGAGTTGACATGCAAACACGCAAAGTAGAAGCGTTGTTCGACTTCAACGTGGGCCTCAACAGCTATGCGTTGAAACCGAACGCCATTGTATTTGCCAAAACAGAAGTGGCCGATCCATCCGAATTGTATGTAGCAGATAGCAATGGTAAAAATGAAAAAAGGCTCAGCAACTTCAATACTGCCTGGATCAAAGACAAGCACCTGAGCTTCCCTGAGAAAAAAACTTTTGTGAACAGCAAGGGCATGACGGTTGAATATTGGATGATGAAACCATACAACTATGAAGCCGGTAAAAAATATCCAACCATTTTAAATATTCACGGCGGACCTTCTGCAATGTGGGGCCCTGGCGAAGCTTCTATGTGGCATGAGTTCCAGTATTATTGCGCCAAAGGATATGCAGTGGTGTATTGCAATCCCCGTGGATCAGGTGGTTATGGCGCCGCATTCCTGCGGGATAATATCAACGATTGGGGTACAGGTCCTACTTCCGATGTGCTCACTTCATTGGACAAAGCAGTGGAGGAAGGCTTCATCGACACAGCGCGTATGGCAGTGACCGGCGGCTCTTATGCCGGCTATCTTGTTGCCTGGATCGTTTCGCACGACCAGCGATTCAAAGCAGCCTGTTCACAACGCGGCGTATATGAGTTGGGTACTTTCTTCGGCGAAGGCAATGCATGGCGATTGGTACCGAATTATTTCGGCGGCTATCCCTGGGAAGAAAAAGCGAAAGCAGTGATTGAACACGAGTCGCCCATCAACTATGTGAAGAACATCCATACACCTTATCTCATCTTCCATGGCGAAAACGATTTACGCACGGGTGTCATACAAAGTGAAATGTTGTACAAGAGCCTGAAAGTATTAGGCCGCACCGTTGAATACGTAAGGCATCCCGGTGGCACTCATGAACTTACCCGCAGTGGCAACAACCGCCAGCGCATCGATCAGATGTTACGCACGATGGAATTTTTCGAAAGATTCATAAAGCATTAA
- a CDS encoding acyl-CoA dehydrogenase family protein — METKQTTALHGGEWLIKESNPFDTFITEDFNEEQNMVMDMCHQFLDADVIPVLDKIDKMEPGLMPSLLEKAGEQGLLSTSLPEQYGGLGKDFITSTIVNEGLGGGHSFSVALAAHTGIGSLPILYFGTEAQKQKYIPKLGSGEWKGSYGLTEPNSGSDALGAKTTARLSEDGKYYLLNGQKCWITNGGFADVYTVFAKIDGDKFTAFIVERGFEGFTQGPEEHKMGIKGSSTVQLYFQDCKVPVENLLGEIGRGHIIAFNILNIGRLKLCAAALGGAKRAADISIQYAKTREQFKLPIAKFGAIRHKMAEMAIRMWVCESALYRTSKWIDDKERELEASGKTFAEALLGAAEEYAIECAMLKVYGSEMLDYVVDEGVQIHGGNGFSDEYVISKAYRDSRINRIYEGTNEINRLLTVDMVLKRAMKGKLDLMGPALAVQKELMSIPDFGAEEEGAFAKERKYIVNFKKAILMVAGAAVQKLMMQLDKEQEILMNIADMAIETFNAESALLRLTKLADSKGTEAVALQADIVRTYLYDAADRINKAGKDALNGFADGDELRMMHIGLKRFTKLEPFNTKDARRRISDRLVADNGYHI; from the coding sequence ATGGAAACCAAACAAACAACCGCATTACATGGCGGCGAATGGCTGATCAAAGAAAGCAATCCGTTCGATACTTTCATTACGGAAGATTTTAATGAAGAGCAAAATATGGTGATGGATATGTGTCACCAGTTCCTGGATGCCGATGTGATACCGGTGCTGGATAAGATCGATAAAATGGAACCGGGCCTGATGCCTTCGCTGCTGGAAAAAGCTGGTGAGCAGGGATTGTTGTCCACTTCCTTACCCGAGCAGTATGGTGGTTTAGGTAAAGATTTCATTACTTCTACCATTGTGAACGAAGGATTGGGCGGCGGCCATTCTTTTTCGGTTGCACTCGCAGCACATACGGGAATTGGTTCATTACCCATATTGTATTTTGGTACAGAAGCGCAGAAACAAAAATACATCCCCAAACTGGGCAGCGGTGAATGGAAGGGCTCTTATGGTTTAACAGAACCCAATAGTGGCAGTGATGCACTGGGTGCCAAGACCACCGCCAGGTTAAGCGAAGACGGAAAATATTATTTGCTGAACGGACAAAAATGCTGGATCACGAATGGCGGTTTTGCCGATGTGTACACTGTGTTTGCCAAGATCGATGGCGATAAGTTTACGGCCTTCATTGTAGAGAGGGGATTTGAGGGATTCACACAAGGACCCGAAGAACACAAAATGGGCATCAAAGGTTCTTCTACTGTGCAGTTGTATTTCCAGGATTGTAAAGTGCCTGTGGAGAACCTGCTGGGTGAAATTGGCCGCGGTCATATCATTGCATTCAACATCCTCAATATCGGCCGCCTGAAACTCTGTGCAGCCGCATTGGGCGGCGCGAAGCGTGCCGCGGATATTTCCATTCAATATGCCAAAACAAGGGAACAGTTCAAATTGCCTATTGCGAAGTTCGGAGCCATCCGCCACAAGATGGCAGAAATGGCTATCCGCATGTGGGTTTGTGAAAGCGCTTTATACCGCACCTCCAAATGGATCGATGACAAAGAACGGGAGCTGGAAGCCAGTGGTAAAACTTTTGCCGAAGCGTTGCTGGGTGCAGCCGAAGAATATGCCATCGAGTGCGCCATGCTGAAAGTATATGGCAGCGAGATGCTGGATTATGTGGTGGACGAAGGCGTGCAGATACACGGAGGTAATGGTTTCAGTGATGAATACGTGATTTCTAAAGCCTATCGCGACAGCCGTATCAACCGCATTTATGAAGGCACCAACGAGATCAATCGACTGCTTACGGTAGATATGGTATTGAAGCGTGCCATGAAAGGCAAGCTCGACCTGATGGGTCCTGCCCTGGCCGTACAGAAAGAACTGATGAGCATCCCTGATTTCGGAGCCGAAGAAGAAGGCGCATTTGCCAAAGAGCGCAAATACATCGTCAATTTCAAGAAAGCCATCCTGATGGTGGCGGGAGCCGCTGTGCAGAAGCTGATGATGCAACTCGATAAAGAACAGGAAATACTTATGAATATCGCCGATATGGCCATTGAGACCTTCAATGCCGAAAGCGCCCTGCTGCGCCTGACAAAACTGGCCGACAGCAAGGGAACGGAAGCAGTTGCCCTGCAGGCCGATATTGTACGCACTTACCTCTACGATGCGGCTGACCGCATCAACAAGGCCGGTAAAGATGCGTTGAACGGCTTTGCCGATGGCGATGAACTGCGGATGATGCATATTGGCCTCAAACGCTTTACCAAACTGGAGCCATTCAATACCAAAGATGCCCGCAGGAGGATATCCGACAGGCTGGTGGCTGATAACGGCTATCATATCTGA
- a CDS encoding 2-oxoacid:ferredoxin oxidoreductase subunit beta — protein sequence MSAAATSAPLTAKDFATDQEVRWCPGCGDYSILAQVQKIMPGIGVPKENIVIISGIGCSSRFPYYMNTFGMHSIHGRATAIASGLKATRPELSVWIVTGDGDSLSIGGNHTIHLLRRNFDVNVLMFNNQIYGLTKGQYSPTSEQQKITKSTPFGSIDHPFNPAALAMGADASFVGRSMDRDPKHLQYMLTRSHQHKGASFLEIYQNCNIFNDGAFEVFTEKSSKADEALFLEQGKPLVFGATQNKGIKLDGLKPVVVELGNGVSADDLWIHDERDFFKAQLLVRLFDDPNKEGGHYPRPFGVFFETDRACYEDVMSMQIEETIATKGKGDLDKLLRGKEVWEIV from the coding sequence ATGTCAGCAGCAGCAACGAGCGCTCCGCTCACCGCGAAAGATTTTGCAACAGACCAGGAAGTAAGGTGGTGTCCGGGTTGTGGTGATTATTCTATACTCGCACAGGTACAGAAAATAATGCCTGGGATAGGCGTACCCAAAGAAAATATTGTTATCATCAGTGGAATTGGCTGCAGCAGCCGTTTCCCTTATTACATGAATACTTTTGGCATGCACTCCATCCACGGACGTGCAACAGCCATCGCCAGTGGGTTAAAAGCCACCAGGCCCGAATTGAGTGTTTGGATCGTAACCGGTGATGGGGATAGTCTCAGCATCGGTGGCAACCATACCATTCACTTGCTGCGCAGGAATTTCGATGTGAATGTACTGATGTTCAATAACCAGATCTATGGGTTAACCAAGGGGCAGTATTCACCTACTTCCGAGCAACAAAAGATTACCAAGAGTACGCCTTTCGGAAGCATCGATCATCCGTTCAATCCGGCTGCACTGGCTATGGGAGCCGATGCCAGCTTTGTGGGCCGCAGTATGGACCGTGATCCCAAGCACCTGCAATACATGCTCACACGTTCGCATCAGCACAAAGGCGCTTCTTTCCTGGAAATATACCAGAACTGTAACATCTTCAATGATGGCGCTTTTGAAGTATTCACTGAAAAATCATCAAAAGCCGATGAGGCGTTGTTCCTCGAACAGGGAAAACCACTGGTATTTGGTGCTACCCAAAACAAGGGTATCAAACTGGATGGTTTAAAACCTGTGGTGGTGGAATTAGGCAACGGTGTCAGCGCTGATGACCTGTGGATACACGATGAGCGTGATTTCTTCAAAGCACAGTTACTGGTTCGTTTGTTCGATGACCCCAATAAAGAAGGCGGCCATTATCCCCGGCCTTTCGGTGTGTTCTTTGAAACAGACCGTGCCTGCTATGAAGATGTGATGAGCATGCAGATAGAAGAGACCATCGCTACCAAAGGAAAAGGCGATCTGGATAAATTGTTGCGCGGCAAAGAGGTTTGGGAAATTGTATAA